From a region of the Drosophila virilis strain 15010-1051.87 chromosome 3, Dvir_AGI_RSII-ME, whole genome shotgun sequence genome:
- the LOC116650590 gene encoding serine protease inhibitor 42Dd-like codes for MVKVYRQVLVQLALIVFFVGQTFGFMKELQNEYPSDNFIISPFLLAEGLSLLYLGAQGESGNELKSVIPNFLANKDADIEAYLSENRATLKLSEQETLKFGNRLFVTNEMDILTKYEKKIKKVFNSNVNRVDFSNPKNVNVINRWVSQQTNNKITKLIDKFAGNEKIIIASAIYFNGLWQYPFEETLTEKAPFYLPKEGETTKVVKVDMMNRVSFFLRKFVKELDADAISLPYANSNITMVLLLPRTMDGIGKLLDHLSEVNINNILRESELNRLHLHLPKFQFEFTITLNDMLKSIGLNEIFTEANLKLMTDYESQLKVAEIVQKSVITVDERGTKAAAAQEINASLRGYLDHLEFNHPFVFYIIDEERIYFVGQVRNPLLK; via the exons ATGGTTAAGGTCTATCGTCAAGTTTTAGTGCAGTTAGCACTTATCGTGTTCTTTGTGGGGCAGACGTTCGGATTCATGAAAGAACTACAGAACGAATACCCCTCCGACAATTTTATCATATCGCCATTTCTGTTAGCCGAAGGATTATCACTTCTATATTTGGGAGCGCAAGGCGAGAGCGGCAACGAACTTAAAAGTGTCATACCCAATTTTCTAGCGAACAAGGACGCGGATATAGAAGCGTATTTGTCCGAGAATCGAGCCACATTAAAGTTATCTGAGCAGGAAACATTGAAATTCGGTAATCGGCTTTTTGTGACAAATGAAATGGACATTTTAACTAAATATGAGAAAAAGATAAAGAAAGTATTCAATTCTAATGTTAATCGAGTTGACTTTAGCAACCCCAAAAATGTTAACGTGATCAATCGCTGGGTATCCCAACAAACTAATAACAAAATCACCAAACTAATTGACAAATTTGCCGGAAAtgagaaaattataattgCTAGCGCGATTTACTTTAATGGATTATGGCAATATCCATTCGAGGAGACTCTTACAGAGAAGGCTCCCTTCTATTTACCAAAGGAAGGAGAAACCACGAAAGTTGTTAAGGTTGACATGATGAACAGAGTTAGTTTCTTTTTGCGAAAATTCGTTAAGGAACTAGATGCGGATGCCATATCGTTGCCATATGCCAACTCAAATATTACGATGGTTCTTCTTCTGCCAAGAACTATGGATGGCATCGGCAAACTTCTCGATCACCTCTCGGAAGTGAATATCAACAATATATTACGGGAGAGCGAACTAAACCGATTACATCTGCATTTACCAAAATTCCAATTCGAATTTACGATCACTCTAAATGATATGCTTAAAAGCATCGGCTTGAACGAAATATTTACAGAAgccaatttaaaattaatgacTGACTATGAAAGTCAATTAAAAGTTGCTGAAATAGTTCAAAAGAGTGTTATAACGGTTGATGAAAGGGGtacaaaagcagcagctgctcaag aAATAAATGCATCTTTAAGGGGATATCTGGACCACCTAGAGTTCAATCATCcgtttgtattttatattattgacGAGGAAAGAATTTACTTTGTCGGACAAGTTCGGAATCCTctacttaaataa